The sequence CATAAACTTCCGCATGTAACTCCAGATCCCATCCCACTCCCAATAGCAACAGGAATTTTAGTTCCGTGTTCTTTATTATATGTATCAATTATTGTTTCTGCACAATTTAAAGCTCCTTTAATATATAAATTTTTCTTTTCCATCTTCATATCCCCTTTATAATTAAATATTTTAATTTTAATCTTATAATATCATTCTTTCTTTTTTCTTGTCAATGTGAAGGATATATACATCGTTTATTGTATAACTTAAACAAAATGATTTAGGAGGTAAAATTTATGAAAAAATTTATATTATTAATACTTTTATCTTCTGTTCTTTTTGGTTGCTCAAATTTAAGTCAAAAAGAACAAAAAGCTTTAATAGGAGCTGGGGTTGGAGCTGTTGCTGGTCAAGCTCTTGGAAAAGATACTAGTAGTACTTTAATAGGAGCTGGATTAGGTGCTTTAGGAGGAGTTGCCGTAGATAACTATCAAACAACAGGAAATGTTCTGGGACAATAAGTCAAGAAAATGTCTTTACTTTTCATCTTATTTTATGTTATATTAAACTTGAATAAAATAATGCTCGATTAGTACTTATATATACCCATAATATGGTTGGGAGTCTCTACGTGAAACCTTAAATTTCACGCTATAAGTAAAAGTTACTGTAATTTTTTGTCCAGGAAGCTTTTGCTTTTTGGACTTTTTTTTTTACTTGAATAAAACTTTAGGAGGATTTTAATGCAAAATATTTTACACAGCAAACAATTACATAAGGAAACTTTTCTAGACAAATTTTTTAAAATATCTCAAAGAGAGTCAACTGTAAAAACGGAAATTATTGGTGGAATTACAACTTTTTTAACAATGGCTTATATTATTTTTGTAAATCCGAGTATTTTATCTGATGCTGGTATGAATAAAGGTGCTTTAATTACAGTTACTTGTTTAGCATCTGGTATAGGAACTCTAATTGCTGGTTTATGGGCTAATGCTCCATTTGCTCTAGCTCCTGGAATGGGTTTAAATGCATTTTTTACTTATACTCTTGTCCTTGGAAAAGGGGTTACTTGGGAAGAAGCCCTTGGAGTTGTTTTTATTTCTGGTCTTTGCTTTTTAATTTTAACTTTAGGAGGAATTCGAGAAAAAATAGCTAAAGCTATACCTAAAGAGTTATCTATTGCAACAACAGCAGGGATAGGTTTATTTATTGCATTCATAGGATTAAAAAATATGGGTTTAATTGCTTCTAATAATGCTACTTTTGTTACTTTAGGTAATTTTTCTACCACTACTTTATTAAGTTTATTAGGTCTTTTAATTATGGCTTTATTTGAAATAAAAAAAATAAAAGGTGGTATTTTAATCAGCATCTTAACAATTACTATTATAAGTTTATCTTTAGGTATTGTTTCTATGCCAAATGAAATAATTTCTTTACCACCTAGTATAAATCCTATTTTTATGAAATTGAATATTTTAGGAGCTTTAAAAATCTCTCTTATGGGATCTATATTTTCTTTTATGTTTATAGATTTATTTGATTCTTTGGGAGTTATGCTTTCATGCTATAAAAATATGGGACTTGGTAAAAATACTAATGAAGAAGATGCTTTGAAAAAAATGCTTCACGTGGATG is a genomic window of Cetobacterium ceti containing:
- a CDS encoding YMGG-like glycine zipper-containing protein; protein product: MKKFILLILLSSVLFGCSNLSQKEQKALIGAGVGAVAGQALGKDTSSTLIGAGLGALGGVAVDNYQTTGNVLGQ
- a CDS encoding NCS2 family permease, whose protein sequence is MQNILHSKQLHKETFLDKFFKISQRESTVKTEIIGGITTFLTMAYIIFVNPSILSDAGMNKGALITVTCLASGIGTLIAGLWANAPFALAPGMGLNAFFTYTLVLGKGVTWEEALGVVFISGLCFLILTLGGIREKIAKAIPKELSIATTAGIGLFIAFIGLKNMGLIASNNATFVTLGNFSTTTLLSLLGLLIMALFEIKKIKGGILISILTITIISLSLGIVSMPNEIISLPPSINPIFMKLNILGALKISLMGSIFSFMFIDLFDSLGVMLSCYKNMGLGKNTNEEDALKKMLHVDVTSTLIGSVLGTSTVTSYAESTTGIAAGARTGLSSVIIAGLFFISLLFTPIIGVVPGFATAPALVMVGIFMFQSIGNLDLKDLKIAIPAFITIIMMPLTYSISTGLSFGFISYVLTHIIAKEFDKISITLWFIFGLSILNLMV